The Sebastes umbrosus isolate fSebUmb1 chromosome 23, fSebUmb1.pri, whole genome shotgun sequence genome contains a region encoding:
- the kera gene encoding keratocan isoform X1 — protein sequence MHTTHTNWSSRLGIEMALLLSLLCTLCLVGQVLGQDMPYEEFLAQIQACPKECTCPPNFPRAVYCDNKALKSIPNIPPHTWYLHLQNNLIEVLSADALRNATQLRWLNLNRNKINSKGVEEGVLSAMSHLVHLYMDDNLLSAVPSPLPASLEHLRLSRNRISKIPGHVFSGLNKLNLLDLQGNKLMDDDVTEVSLKGLNNLVQINLAKNQLTSMPLGLPPTTTQLFLDGNNIEKIPDDYFKGLPKVAFVRLNHNKLVNGGVPKNVFNVSSILDLQLSHNQLTEVPFISSDLEHLYLDHNNIKSVNGANICPVAVDDVDESVNDSVPRLRYLRLDGNDIKPPIPRDVILCFRFLRSIVI from the exons GTTGGGTATCGAAATGGCACTTCTCCTGAGTCTTCTCTGCACCTTGTGCCTGGTTGGGCAAGTTCTCGGCCAGGATATGCCCTATGAGGAATTTTTGGCCCAGATCCAGGCCTGCCCTAAAGAGTGTACCTGCCCCCCCAACTTCCCTCGTGCTGTCTACTGTGACAACAAAGCCCTGAAGAGCATCCCCAACATCCCCCCACACACATGGTATCTCCACCTGCAGAACAATCTAATTGaagtcctgtcagctgatgcccTGCGTAACGCCACACAGCTGCGCTGGTTGAACCTAAACCGCAACAAAATCAATAGTAAGGGAGTGGAAGAAGGTGTCCTAAGTGCAATGTCTCACCTTGTGCACCTCTACATGGATGACAACCTCTTGAGCGCGGTGCCATCTCCACTGCCAGCCAGCCTTGAGCATCTGCGTCTCTCTCGCAATCGCATCTCCAAAATCCCTGGTCATGTGTTCAGTGGTCTGAATAAACTTAACCTCTTGGACCTCCAGGGGAACAAGCTGATGGATGACGATGTGACTGAGGTGAGCCTGAAGGGTCTGAACAATCTGGTACAGATCAATCTAGCCAAGAACCAGCTGACTAGCATGCCTCTTGGCTTGCCACCCACCACTACCCAGCTTTTCCTTGACGGCAACAACATTGAGAAGATTCCAGATGACTACTTCAAAGGTTTGCCAAAAGTGGCATTTGTGAGGCTCAACCACAACAAGCTTGTCAACGGAGGAGTtcccaaaaatgtgtttaacgTCTCCAGCATTTTGGACTTGCAGCTGTCCCACAACCAGCTCACCGAGGTTCCCTTCATTTCATCAGACCTTGAGCACCTTTACCTCGACCACAACAATATCAAAA GTGTAAATGGCGCAAATATCTGTCCTGTCGCCGTCGACGATGTGGACGAGTCCGTCAACGACAGTGTTCCTCGACTGCGCTACCTCAGACTGGATGGCAATGATATTAAGCCACCAATTCCCAGGGATGTCATTCTGTGCTTCCGTTTCCTGAGGTCCATTGTCATCTAA
- the kera gene encoding keratocan isoform X2 has translation MALLLSLLCTLCLVGQVLGQDMPYEEFLAQIQACPKECTCPPNFPRAVYCDNKALKSIPNIPPHTWYLHLQNNLIEVLSADALRNATQLRWLNLNRNKINSKGVEEGVLSAMSHLVHLYMDDNLLSAVPSPLPASLEHLRLSRNRISKIPGHVFSGLNKLNLLDLQGNKLMDDDVTEVSLKGLNNLVQINLAKNQLTSMPLGLPPTTTQLFLDGNNIEKIPDDYFKGLPKVAFVRLNHNKLVNGGVPKNVFNVSSILDLQLSHNQLTEVPFISSDLEHLYLDHNNIKSVNGANICPVAVDDVDESVNDSVPRLRYLRLDGNDIKPPIPRDVILCFRFLRSIVI, from the exons ATGGCACTTCTCCTGAGTCTTCTCTGCACCTTGTGCCTGGTTGGGCAAGTTCTCGGCCAGGATATGCCCTATGAGGAATTTTTGGCCCAGATCCAGGCCTGCCCTAAAGAGTGTACCTGCCCCCCCAACTTCCCTCGTGCTGTCTACTGTGACAACAAAGCCCTGAAGAGCATCCCCAACATCCCCCCACACACATGGTATCTCCACCTGCAGAACAATCTAATTGaagtcctgtcagctgatgcccTGCGTAACGCCACACAGCTGCGCTGGTTGAACCTAAACCGCAACAAAATCAATAGTAAGGGAGTGGAAGAAGGTGTCCTAAGTGCAATGTCTCACCTTGTGCACCTCTACATGGATGACAACCTCTTGAGCGCGGTGCCATCTCCACTGCCAGCCAGCCTTGAGCATCTGCGTCTCTCTCGCAATCGCATCTCCAAAATCCCTGGTCATGTGTTCAGTGGTCTGAATAAACTTAACCTCTTGGACCTCCAGGGGAACAAGCTGATGGATGACGATGTGACTGAGGTGAGCCTGAAGGGTCTGAACAATCTGGTACAGATCAATCTAGCCAAGAACCAGCTGACTAGCATGCCTCTTGGCTTGCCACCCACCACTACCCAGCTTTTCCTTGACGGCAACAACATTGAGAAGATTCCAGATGACTACTTCAAAGGTTTGCCAAAAGTGGCATTTGTGAGGCTCAACCACAACAAGCTTGTCAACGGAGGAGTtcccaaaaatgtgtttaacgTCTCCAGCATTTTGGACTTGCAGCTGTCCCACAACCAGCTCACCGAGGTTCCCTTCATTTCATCAGACCTTGAGCACCTTTACCTCGACCACAACAATATCAAAA GTGTAAATGGCGCAAATATCTGTCCTGTCGCCGTCGACGATGTGGACGAGTCCGTCAACGACAGTGTTCCTCGACTGCGCTACCTCAGACTGGATGGCAATGATATTAAGCCACCAATTCCCAGGGATGTCATTCTGTGCTTCCGTTTCCTGAGGTCCATTGTCATCTAA